The Gemmatimonadaceae bacterium genome has a segment encoding these proteins:
- the groL gene encoding chaperonin GroEL (60 kDa chaperone family; promotes refolding of misfolded polypeptides especially under stressful conditions; forms two stacked rings of heptamers to form a barrel-shaped 14mer; ends can be capped by GroES; misfolded proteins enter the barrel where they are refolded when GroES binds), whose amino-acid sequence MAAKELHFNVDARAALKRGVDQLAEAVKVTLGPKGRNVVIDKKFGAPTVTKDGVTVAKEIELNDPLENMGAQMVKEVATKTSDNAGDGTTTATVLAQAIFREGLKNVTAGSNPMAIKRGIDQAVAAVVAELKKISVPTSGKKEIAQVGAISANNDAEIGDLIADAFDKVGKDGVITVEEAKGLETTLETVEGMQFDRGYVSPYFVTDPEKMEAVLEDALILIHDKKVSSMKDLLPVLEKVAQQGRPLLIIAEDVEGEALATLVVNKLRGTLKVAAVKAPGFGDRRKAMLQDIAVLTNGQVISEEVGFKLENAVVTDLGRAKRVVVDKDNTTIIDGAGSDDKIQGRIKEIRVAIDASTSDYDKEKLQERLAKLAGGVAVINVGAATEAEMKEKKARVEDALHATRAAAEEGIVPGGGVAFIRAQRALKTLKLGEADEQIGVDIIRRAIEEPIRMIVQNAGGEGSIVVEKVRGSKDDAFGYNALTDTYENLVQAGVIDPTKVTRTALQNAASIAGLLLTTEALIVERKEEKPAAPAGPGGMGGMY is encoded by the coding sequence ATGGCAGCCAAAGAACTCCATTTCAACGTCGACGCGCGCGCTGCACTCAAGCGTGGGGTCGATCAGCTGGCCGAGGCCGTGAAGGTCACCCTCGGTCCGAAGGGCCGGAACGTCGTCATCGACAAGAAATTCGGCGCCCCCACGGTCACCAAGGACGGCGTCACCGTCGCCAAGGAAATCGAGCTGAACGATCCGCTCGAGAACATGGGCGCGCAGATGGTCAAGGAAGTCGCCACCAAGACGAGCGACAACGCCGGCGACGGCACCACCACCGCCACCGTGCTCGCGCAGGCGATCTTCCGCGAAGGCCTCAAGAACGTCACCGCCGGCTCGAACCCGATGGCCATCAAGCGCGGCATCGACCAGGCCGTCGCCGCGGTCGTCGCCGAACTCAAGAAGATCAGCGTCCCCACCTCGGGCAAGAAAGAGATCGCCCAGGTCGGCGCCATTTCGGCGAACAACGATGCCGAGATCGGCGACCTGATCGCCGACGCGTTCGACAAGGTCGGCAAGGACGGCGTCATCACCGTCGAAGAGGCGAAGGGCCTCGAGACGACGCTCGAGACGGTCGAGGGCATGCAGTTCGACCGCGGCTACGTCTCGCCCTACTTCGTCACCGATCCGGAAAAGATGGAAGCGGTCCTCGAGGACGCGCTCATCCTGATCCACGACAAGAAGGTCTCGTCGATGAAGGACCTCCTGCCGGTGCTGGAGAAGGTCGCCCAGCAAGGACGTCCGCTGCTCATCATCGCTGAAGACGTCGAAGGTGAAGCGCTCGCGACGCTCGTCGTGAACAAGCTCCGCGGCACGCTCAAGGTGGCGGCCGTGAAGGCCCCGGGCTTCGGCGATCGCCGCAAGGCGATGCTGCAGGACATCGCGGTCCTGACCAACGGGCAGGTCATCAGCGAGGAAGTCGGCTTCAAGCTCGAGAACGCGGTCGTCACGGACTTGGGCCGCGCCAAGCGCGTCGTGGTCGACAAAGACAACACGACGATCATCGACGGTGCCGGATCGGACGACAAGATCCAGGGCCGCATCAAGGAAATCCGTGTCGCGATCGACGCCTCGACGAGCGACTACGACAAGGAGAAGCTCCAGGAGCGTCTGGCGAAGCTCGCCGGCGGTGTCGCGGTGATCAACGTCGGCGCGGCGACCGAAGCCGAGATGAAGGAAAAGAAGGCCCGCGTCGAGGACGCGCTCCACGCGACCCGCGCCGCGGCCGAGGAAGGCATCGTCCCGGGCGGCGGCGTGGCGTTCATTCGCGCACAACGCGCGCTCAAGACCCTCAAGCTCGGCGAGGCCGACGAGCAGATCGGCGTCGACATCATCCGCCGCGCGATCGAGGAGCCGATCCGCATGATCGTGCAGAACGCGGGTGGTGAAGGCTCGATCGTCGTCGAGAAGGTTCGCGGTTCGAAGGACGACGCGTTCGGCTACAACGCGCTCACCGACACGTACGAGAACCTCGTGCAGGCGGGCGTGATCGATCCGACGAAGGTGACGCGCACGGCGCTGCAGAACGCGGCGTCGATCGCCGGTCTGCTCCTCACGACCGAAGCGCTCATCGTCGAGAGGAAGGAAGAGAAGCCCGCGGCGCCGGCTGGTCCGGGCGGCATGGGCGGGATGTACTAA
- a CDS encoding MBL fold metallo-hydrolase, with the protein MKLWMLGSGSRGNAILVECDGSRILIDCGYGTRTLTGRLKTIGVKPDSIDACLVTHEHSDHVHGAKSAMKRWGWEMYATPATARAAKLSGSHLNRFAAGTTLHFPTMTVSTTPTPHDARESVGFVVTSKSTGARAGLFYDFGYVTRAIARACASLDILVLESNHDADMLRDGPYPAFLQARIASRVGHLSNLAAAAFAREAVTRETNHLVLAHLSEKCNTPRVALTNMRTALAKSRFRGTLTAAKQDAVVGPFTPGTARAEKPVQYTLFA; encoded by the coding sequence GTGAAGCTGTGGATGCTCGGGAGCGGCAGTCGGGGGAACGCGATTCTCGTGGAGTGCGACGGATCGCGGATCCTGATCGACTGCGGCTACGGCACTCGCACGCTCACGGGGCGGCTCAAGACGATCGGGGTGAAGCCCGATTCGATCGACGCGTGCCTCGTGACGCACGAGCATTCGGACCATGTGCACGGCGCGAAGTCGGCGATGAAGCGCTGGGGTTGGGAGATGTATGCGACTCCGGCGACGGCACGCGCGGCGAAGCTCAGCGGGTCGCATCTCAATCGCTTCGCCGCGGGAACGACGCTGCATTTCCCGACGATGACCGTGTCGACGACGCCGACGCCGCACGACGCGCGCGAGTCGGTGGGGTTCGTGGTGACGAGCAAGTCGACGGGCGCCCGCGCCGGGTTGTTCTATGACTTTGGCTACGTGACGCGGGCGATCGCGCGAGCGTGTGCCTCGCTCGACATCCTCGTGCTCGAGTCGAACCACGACGCCGACATGCTGCGCGACGGTCCGTACCCGGCGTTTCTGCAGGCGAGGATCGCGTCTCGCGTCGGGCATCTCAGCAACCTCGCCGCAGCCGCGTTCGCTCGCGAAGCGGTGACGCGCGAAACGAATCACCTCGTGCTCGCGCACCTGAGCGAGAAGTGCAACACGCCACGGGTTGCGCTGACGAACATGCGCACCGCGCTGGCGAAGTCGCGATTCCGCGGAACGCTGACGGCGGCGAAGCAGGACGCGGTCGTCGGGCCGTTCACGCCCGGTACCGCGCGCGCCGAAAAGCCGGTTCAGTACACGCTGTTCGCCTGA
- a CDS encoding putative sugar nucleotidyl transferase → MSAVYLYDDAAARRFEPFASTRPVSELVAGVSLIRERWRHAMQPSDGLFFLAGERHADFDEPGAVGASGVIPAGSIIVNSRCVPQLPADPQSVPRRVAPVTMWRCGNQMAAMRLREPMDPLEFADGTLSLDEIAAGTGAIAEVHGWWLEDVWDLIRLLQEQLTHDIPIATRGMSGSLPRHATILGDQPLFVSQDAVVEPHVVLDATAGPIMVCEGSHVRAFTRISGPCYIGRHVTVLGGDVTGSSVGDWSKVRGELSTSIVVGHSNKGHDGFVGHSYLGRWVNIGAGTITSNLKNTYGPVAMWTPDGVRDTGMQFLGTMFGDHVKTGIGLRLTTGTVIGAGSNVYGAMPPKVVAPFSWGDAWPYKLHQADKFIESATRMMARRSITLSDRGRRHLAATHASRWVLEDGER, encoded by the coding sequence GTGAGCGCCGTCTACCTCTACGACGACGCGGCGGCCAGGCGCTTCGAGCCGTTCGCCAGCACGCGTCCCGTTTCGGAGCTCGTCGCCGGCGTGTCGCTCATCCGCGAGCGATGGCGCCACGCCATGCAGCCGAGCGACGGCCTGTTTTTTCTCGCCGGAGAGCGGCACGCGGACTTCGACGAGCCGGGCGCGGTCGGGGCGAGCGGCGTGATTCCGGCGGGCTCGATCATCGTCAACAGCCGCTGCGTTCCCCAGCTGCCCGCGGACCCGCAATCGGTGCCGCGGCGCGTCGCGCCCGTTACGATGTGGCGATGCGGAAACCAAATGGCGGCGATGCGCCTGCGCGAGCCGATGGATCCGCTCGAATTCGCCGACGGCACGCTGAGCCTCGACGAGATCGCGGCGGGCACGGGCGCGATCGCCGAGGTGCACGGCTGGTGGCTGGAGGACGTCTGGGATTTGATTCGCCTGCTGCAGGAACAGCTGACGCACGACATTCCGATCGCCACGCGCGGGATGTCGGGGTCGTTGCCCCGGCACGCGACCATTCTCGGCGATCAGCCGCTGTTCGTCTCGCAGGACGCCGTCGTCGAGCCGCACGTGGTGCTCGACGCGACCGCCGGGCCGATCATGGTGTGCGAGGGATCGCACGTCCGGGCCTTCACGCGGATCTCGGGGCCCTGCTACATCGGCCGGCACGTCACGGTGCTCGGCGGCGACGTGACGGGGAGCTCGGTCGGCGACTGGTCGAAGGTGCGCGGCGAGCTGAGTACGAGCATCGTCGTCGGCCACTCGAACAAGGGACACGACGGCTTCGTCGGGCATTCGTACCTTGGCCGCTGGGTCAACATCGGCGCGGGGACGATCACGAGCAATTTGAAGAACACGTACGGCCCCGTCGCGATGTGGACGCCCGACGGCGTGCGCGACACGGGGATGCAGTTCCTCGGCACGATGTTCGGCGACCACGTGAAGACCGGAATCGGGCTGCGGCTGACGACGGGAACGGTGATCGGCGCCGGGTCGAACGTGTACGGCGCGATGCCGCCCAAGGTCGTGGCGCCCTTTTCGTGGGGCGACGCGTGGCCGTACAAGCTCCACCAGGCCGACAAGTTCATCGAGAGCGCGACGCGCATGATGGCGCGGCGATCGATTACGTTGAGCGATCGCGGGCGGCGGCATCTCGCCGCGACGCACGCCAGCCGGTGGGTCCTCGAGGACGGGGAGCGCTAA
- a CDS encoding mannose-1-phosphate guanylyltransferase, translating to MSRWAVVLAGGVGSRFWPLSTPSRPKQLLPLVSSQPLLADTAARLRPIVSSDRTLILTSETLVPSVAALLPDVPASNILAEPRPAGTAAALTWAAQEIARRDGPAAVMMSVHADWAVADAAGFQHALTLAAQTAERHHALVTVGVVPTRADPGFGYIHPGEALDGETSGARRVARFVEKPDRARAEQMRRDGYLWNSGIFVWRVGDFLDDVRRFTPEVSRALHANSDDMLGFFGAVTPISVDVGVLERSDRVVVLAGDFGWDDVGTWGALRRVRRTDAAGNTASGRLYAIDSRDNVVHAPSATVVMYGVSNLVVVMENDMLLVTTTERSSDLKTLMDALPRGVRERP from the coding sequence ATGAGCCGCTGGGCGGTGGTTCTGGCCGGCGGGGTCGGGTCGCGATTCTGGCCGTTGTCCACGCCGTCGCGCCCGAAACAATTGTTGCCACTCGTTTCCTCGCAGCCGCTCCTCGCGGACACGGCGGCGCGGCTACGTCCAATCGTGTCATCGGATCGAACGCTGATACTCACGAGTGAGACGTTGGTGCCAAGCGTGGCCGCCCTCCTTCCGGACGTGCCGGCGTCCAACATCCTGGCGGAGCCCCGCCCCGCCGGGACCGCGGCGGCCCTCACGTGGGCCGCGCAGGAGATCGCGCGCCGCGACGGTCCGGCCGCCGTCATGATGTCCGTGCATGCCGATTGGGCCGTGGCCGACGCCGCCGGCTTCCAGCACGCGCTGACGCTCGCCGCCCAGACCGCGGAACGGCACCACGCCCTGGTGACGGTCGGCGTCGTTCCGACCCGCGCGGATCCGGGGTTCGGGTACATCCACCCGGGCGAAGCGCTCGACGGCGAGACCAGTGGCGCACGCCGCGTCGCGCGGTTCGTCGAGAAGCCCGACCGGGCGCGCGCCGAACAGATGCGCCGCGACGGATATCTCTGGAACTCCGGCATCTTCGTGTGGCGCGTCGGCGATTTTCTCGACGACGTGCGGCGCTTCACGCCGGAAGTCTCGCGCGCGCTCCACGCCAATTCTGACGACATGCTCGGCTTCTTCGGCGCGGTCACGCCGATTTCCGTCGACGTCGGAGTGCTCGAGCGGAGCGACCGGGTCGTGGTGCTCGCGGGCGATTTCGGTTGGGACGACGTCGGGACGTGGGGTGCGCTGCGCCGCGTGCGCCGAACGGATGCCGCCGGCAACACGGCAAGCGGACGGCTCTACGCGATCGACTCGCGAGACAATGTCGTGCACGCACCCAGCGCCACCGTGGTCATGTATGGGGTGTCGAACCTCGTCGTGGTCATGGAGAACGACATGCTGCTCGTCACCACCACGGAACGGTCATCCGATTTGAAAACGCTCATGGACGCCCTCCCGCGCGGCGTCCGGGAACGTCCGTGA
- a CDS encoding response regulator transcription factor yields the protein MSNSPPCHVLVADDEPHIGRIIKMKLEQGPFRVTLAYDGREALETLERETDICLVMLDLMMPHLSGLDVLAAMRRDARWQKVPCIILTAAGQEQQHTSAMALGANDFLTKPFSPKKLYARAAELVGLAVDDSNVDAPPG from the coding sequence GTGTCCAACTCGCCTCCGTGCCACGTACTCGTCGCCGACGACGAACCGCACATCGGCCGCATCATCAAGATGAAACTCGAGCAGGGACCGTTTCGGGTCACTTTGGCGTACGACGGGCGCGAGGCGCTCGAGACGCTGGAGCGCGAAACGGACATCTGCCTCGTCATGCTCGACCTCATGATGCCCCACCTGAGCGGCCTCGATGTGCTGGCCGCGATGCGCCGCGACGCGCGGTGGCAAAAAGTCCCGTGCATCATCCTGACGGCGGCCGGCCAGGAACAGCAGCACACGAGCGCCATGGCGCTCGGCGCGAACGACTTCCTGACCAAGCCGTTCAGTCCCAAAAAGCTCTACGCGAGAGCGGCTGAATTGGTCGGCCTCGCGGTCGACGATTCGAACGTGGACGCCCCCCCAGGATGA
- a CDS encoding roadblock/LC7 domain-containing protein, giving the protein MPSIRDLVAAIRQREGVDAAVVLGRDGLLIDGQLTEGLDADDIAARIPAILSSADELGVAANRGELVTAVLEHRQGIAIVSVLTADAVLLVLMSPGAAVGQMLLEIRRNRERIAALV; this is encoded by the coding sequence ATGCCGAGCATTCGTGATCTGGTCGCTGCCATCCGGCAGCGTGAAGGAGTCGACGCCGCCGTCGTCCTCGGACGCGACGGTTTGTTGATCGACGGCCAGCTCACCGAGGGGCTCGACGCCGACGACATCGCCGCCCGAATTCCCGCCATCCTGAGCTCCGCGGACGAGCTCGGCGTCGCCGCCAACCGTGGCGAGCTGGTGACGGCGGTGCTGGAGCACCGCCAAGGCATCGCGATCGTATCGGTGCTGACGGCCGATGCCGTGCTTCTCGTGCTCATGTCGCCCGGCGCCGCCGTCGGGCAAATGCTGCTCGAGATTCGCCGCAACCGCGAACGCATCGCCGCTCTCGTCTAA
- the serS gene encoding serine--tRNA ligase codes for MHDARMLREQVDLLRDGLRRRGALDGLEPVIDRGVQLERDRRTLIQAVEERKAARNANSQEVARRKRAREDADDLIAQGRALGDEITRLEHELGAAQQALDRTLLEIPNVTLPAVPDGDETHNVVVREWGSPRERDGVKPHWEIGASLGMIDLERAGKVSGSGFVFYRGMGARLIRSLIAMFMDTHREQHGYEEVWPPLLVNRATMTGTGQLPKFEDDAYGTRGDDLFLIPTAEVPVTNLYRDEIIEFDAMPMAFVAYSKCFRREAGSAGKDTRGILRTHEFDKVELVRYATPETSAEQLELLTRHAETMLERLELPHRRKLLAAGDTGFSSAMTYDLECWAPGVGAWLEVSSCSTFTDFQARRANIRYRPAKGEKPRFVHTLNGSGLAFPRTIACLLEHHQNADGTVTVPDALRPYLGVDKIG; via the coding sequence ATGCACGACGCGCGGATGCTCCGCGAGCAGGTCGATCTGCTGCGCGATGGGCTCCGGCGCCGCGGCGCGCTCGACGGCCTGGAGCCCGTCATCGATCGCGGCGTCCAACTCGAGCGTGACCGCCGGACGTTGATCCAGGCGGTCGAAGAGCGGAAGGCAGCGCGCAACGCCAACTCGCAGGAAGTCGCTCGGCGAAAGCGCGCGCGGGAAGACGCCGACGATTTGATCGCGCAGGGACGTGCCCTTGGCGACGAGATCACGAGGCTCGAGCACGAGTTGGGCGCGGCGCAGCAGGCGCTCGACCGAACGCTGCTCGAGATTCCAAACGTCACGCTTCCGGCGGTTCCGGACGGCGACGAGACGCACAACGTCGTCGTTCGCGAGTGGGGCTCGCCCCGCGAGCGCGACGGCGTCAAGCCGCATTGGGAGATCGGCGCGTCGCTCGGGATGATCGATCTCGAGCGGGCGGGGAAGGTTTCCGGCTCCGGGTTCGTTTTCTATCGCGGCATGGGGGCGAGACTCATCCGGTCGTTGATCGCGATGTTCATGGACACGCATCGCGAACAGCACGGCTACGAAGAGGTGTGGCCGCCGCTCCTCGTCAATCGCGCGACGATGACCGGCACGGGCCAGCTGCCCAAGTTCGAGGACGACGCGTACGGCACTCGCGGCGACGACCTCTTTCTCATCCCCACGGCCGAAGTCCCGGTCACGAATCTGTACCGGGACGAGATCATCGAGTTCGACGCGATGCCGATGGCGTTCGTCGCGTACAGCAAGTGTTTTCGCCGCGAGGCCGGGTCGGCGGGCAAGGACACGCGCGGCATTCTGCGCACGCACGAATTCGACAAGGTGGAGCTCGTGCGCTACGCGACGCCGGAGACGTCGGCCGAGCAGCTCGAGCTCCTGACGCGTCATGCCGAAACGATGCTCGAGCGTCTCGAGCTGCCGCACCGCCGGAAGCTGCTCGCCGCCGGCGACACCGGCTTCAGCTCGGCGATGACGTACGACCTGGAGTGCTGGGCGCCGGGCGTCGGCGCCTGGCTGGAAGTGTCGTCGTGCAGCACGTTCACCGACTTTCAGGCGCGTCGCGCCAACATTCGCTATCGCCCGGCCAAGGGTGAGAAGCCTCGATTCGTACACACGCTGAACGGATCGGGGCTGGCGTTTCCGCGCACGATCGCCTGTTTGTTGGAGCATCACCAGAACGCCGACGGAACGGTCACCGTTCCGGACGCGTTGCGCCCGTATCTCGGCGTCGACAAGATCGGCTGA
- a CDS encoding HAMP domain-containing sensor histidine kinase produces the protein MRRSKSEMLVATLFLVLLGSYVWYTQRVIVDLRGDARRSTEMYARVFRAFADSSPGAMDAALVDLSKSIQAQGVPLVVTDPSGVVAGHANLPFDPTHSLPDTDPRIREYVAVLQAEHEPIVDPLIGKVYYGDPAVVRWLRIVPALQASMAAILLLAWVYIVRTRGDAARERLWAGMARESAHQLGTPLSSLAGWIELMEERAHDESSAAAARHMRADLDRLDRVAHRFERIGREPKFDDVNAGALVVRVARYFQARVPTLANTIIVEHDEEPGLPKVKGDPVLLEWAIEVLAKNAIDALAGRGGRVRLTAAHSGTEGVVIRVADDGPGVPRELRSRVFEPGFSTKQSGWGIGLSLARRIVEENHNGILQLAPSEAPGSIGAAGIRGGATFEIILH, from the coding sequence ATGCGGCGCAGCAAATCCGAGATGCTGGTCGCCACGCTGTTTCTGGTACTGCTGGGGTCGTACGTCTGGTACACGCAGCGTGTGATCGTCGACCTGCGCGGCGACGCGCGGCGGTCGACCGAGATGTACGCGCGCGTGTTTCGCGCGTTCGCCGACAGCTCGCCCGGCGCGATGGACGCGGCGCTCGTCGATCTGTCGAAGAGCATTCAGGCGCAGGGCGTGCCGCTCGTCGTGACCGACCCGAGCGGCGTCGTCGCCGGGCACGCCAACTTGCCGTTCGATCCCACGCACTCGCTGCCCGACACCGATCCGCGCATTCGCGAGTACGTCGCCGTGCTCCAAGCGGAACACGAGCCGATTGTGGATCCGCTCATTGGAAAAGTCTACTACGGCGATCCGGCGGTGGTGCGCTGGCTTCGCATCGTCCCGGCACTGCAGGCGAGCATGGCCGCCATTCTGCTCTTGGCGTGGGTCTACATCGTGCGGACCCGCGGCGACGCCGCGCGCGAGCGGCTTTGGGCGGGCATGGCGCGCGAGTCCGCCCATCAACTGGGAACCCCGCTATCGAGTCTGGCCGGATGGATCGAGCTGATGGAGGAGCGCGCGCACGACGAGTCGTCGGCCGCCGCCGCGCGGCACATGCGCGCCGACCTGGACCGGCTGGACCGCGTTGCGCATCGCTTCGAGCGAATCGGGCGTGAACCGAAGTTCGACGACGTCAACGCCGGCGCGCTCGTCGTGCGCGTCGCCCGATACTTCCAGGCGCGCGTGCCGACGCTCGCCAACACGATCATCGTCGAGCACGACGAGGAGCCGGGCCTTCCGAAGGTGAAGGGCGATCCCGTGCTCCTCGAGTGGGCGATCGAGGTCTTGGCCAAGAACGCCATCGACGCGCTCGCCGGCCGTGGAGGACGCGTGCGGTTGACGGCCGCGCACTCCGGCACGGAGGGCGTCGTGATTCGCGTGGCCGACGATGGGCCGGGCGTGCCGCGCGAGCTGCGCTCGCGCGTCTTCGAGCCCGGCTTTTCGACGAAGCAGAGCGGGTGGGGCATCGGGCTCTCACTGGCCCGGCGAATCGTCGAGGAGAACCACAACGGCATCCTGCAGCTCGCGCCGTCGGAGGCGCCGGGCAGCATCGGCGCGGCCGGCATCCGGGGCGGCGCCACCTTCGAGATTATTCTTCACTGA
- a CDS encoding UvrD-helicase domain-containing protein, whose amino-acid sequence MQTMLDERLTAGLNPAQREAVLHVNGPLLVLAGAGSGKTRVLTTRIARLIDVEGVNARNILAVTFTNKAAGEMRDRIGRLLGSEPAGMWAGTFHAIGARMLRASAHLVDRTPTYTIYDQDDSLGVVKRLMERHGVSPKQFAPRAVHSAISDAKNALVEPAEYERMAFDPFSKAVAPIFKSLDQALRLANAVDFDDLLVLPVRMLQRHSERLSRYRDQFKYILVDEYQDTNRAQYELIKLLGGQHGNVCVVGDDDQSIYGWRGADIRNILDFNKDFAGAAVVRLEENYRSTPQILDLANVVISANTARMGKTLRATRGGGEPITLVRSLDERDEADFVVSEIGVRRSGQTPAGYADVAVLYRTNAQSRALEEALRRQAMPYRLVGAVRFYDRREIRDLMAYLKLIANPADDEAFRRAVGVPKRGLGETTIDQLAEASRLVAVPMFEGAQRQDITSALRPAARIALAEFVRLIGGLRERAQESAVDELLRELVDAIRYGDYLRAEGPESAERLDNVRELITGAAELVADELGEVGLRPLDHFLQRASLVADSDALAADGEAVTLMTLHNAKGLEFPIVFITGLEDGLFPLAKAYEEPSLLEEERRLFYVGITRAERKLYLTHAEERRRNGELMGARPSGFLDGIPTSMLESRSTIKVRSSGRAFMRAGADRATGYGGRGYGRSGGGMFPRGASSSSWDDDLPARESAASRRPGVPVSLGGGRGRSVEDESQDAAVFVVGARVRHRKFGTGTIAELSGVGRDAKVKIDFDDEAIGRKTLVIAQANLERGDE is encoded by the coding sequence ATGCAGACGATGCTGGACGAGCGGTTGACGGCGGGCCTCAACCCGGCGCAGCGCGAGGCTGTGCTCCATGTGAATGGTCCCCTCCTGGTGCTCGCGGGCGCCGGATCGGGGAAAACGCGCGTTCTCACGACGCGCATCGCGCGGCTGATCGACGTGGAAGGTGTGAACGCCCGGAACATCCTGGCCGTCACGTTCACGAACAAGGCTGCCGGCGAAATGCGCGACCGCATCGGTCGACTTCTCGGGAGCGAGCCGGCCGGCATGTGGGCGGGGACCTTTCACGCGATCGGCGCACGGATGCTGCGTGCGTCGGCGCATCTCGTGGACCGAACGCCGACGTACACCATCTACGACCAGGACGATTCGCTCGGCGTCGTGAAGCGGTTGATGGAACGGCACGGTGTTTCGCCCAAGCAGTTCGCTCCGCGCGCGGTGCACTCGGCGATCTCCGACGCGAAGAACGCGCTCGTCGAGCCGGCAGAGTACGAGCGGATGGCGTTCGATCCCTTCTCCAAGGCGGTCGCGCCGATCTTCAAGAGTCTCGACCAGGCGCTGCGGCTCGCCAACGCCGTCGATTTCGACGATCTGCTCGTGCTTCCGGTGCGGATGCTCCAGCGCCACTCGGAGCGCCTCTCGCGGTATCGCGACCAGTTCAAGTACATCCTCGTCGACGAGTACCAGGATACGAACCGCGCGCAGTACGAGTTGATCAAGCTGCTCGGCGGCCAACACGGCAACGTGTGCGTCGTGGGCGACGACGATCAGTCGATTTACGGATGGCGTGGCGCGGACATCCGGAACATCCTCGACTTCAACAAGGACTTCGCCGGCGCGGCGGTCGTGCGGCTCGAGGAGAACTACCGCTCGACGCCCCAGATTCTCGATCTCGCCAATGTCGTGATCAGCGCGAACACCGCGCGCATGGGCAAGACGCTCCGCGCGACGCGCGGCGGCGGCGAGCCGATCACGCTCGTGCGATCGCTCGACGAGCGCGACGAAGCCGATTTCGTCGTGAGCGAGATCGGCGTGAGGCGCTCCGGTCAGACGCCGGCCGGCTACGCCGACGTCGCCGTGCTGTATCGCACCAATGCGCAGAGTCGAGCGCTGGAAGAGGCGTTGCGCCGGCAGGCGATGCCCTACCGGCTCGTCGGCGCCGTTCGCTTTTACGATCGACGAGAGATTCGCGATCTCATGGCGTACCTCAAGCTCATCGCGAATCCGGCCGACGACGAAGCCTTCCGGCGCGCGGTGGGCGTGCCGAAGCGCGGTCTCGGTGAAACGACGATCGACCAGCTCGCGGAAGCGTCGCGACTCGTCGCTGTTCCGATGTTCGAGGGGGCGCAACGCCAAGACATCACCTCGGCGCTGCGGCCGGCGGCTCGCATCGCGCTGGCCGAGTTCGTCCGCCTGATCGGTGGGCTGCGCGAGCGCGCCCAGGAGTCGGCGGTCGACGAGCTGCTGCGCGAGCTGGTCGACGCGATTCGCTACGGCGACTATTTGCGCGCCGAAGGGCCTGAGTCGGCCGAGCGGCTCGACAACGTGAGGGAATTGATCACGGGCGCCGCCGAGTTGGTCGCCGACGAATTGGGAGAGGTCGGCCTGCGGCCGCTCGACCACTTTTTGCAGCGGGCGAGCCTCGTCGCCGATTCCGACGCGCTCGCGGCTGACGGCGAGGCGGTGACGCTCATGACGCTGCACAACGCCAAGGGCCTCGAGTTCCCCATCGTCTTCATCACGGGCCTCGAGGACGGGCTCTTTCCGCTCGCCAAGGCGTACGAGGAGCCATCGCTCCTCGAGGAAGAGCGTCGGTTGTTCTACGTCGGGATCACGCGCGCCGAGCGGAAGCTGTATCTCACACACGCCGAGGAGCGGCGGCGCAACGGCGAGTTGATGGGCGCGCGCCCCTCGGGCTTCCTCGACGGCATTCCGACCTCGATGCTCGAATCGCGCAGCACGATCAAGGTGCGCAGCTCGGGCCGCGCGTTCATGCGCGCGGGCGCGGACCGCGCGACGGGGTACGGCGGCCGAGGATACGGGCGCTCCGGCGGAGGAATGTTTCCTCGCGGCGCGTCGTCGTCGTCGTGGGACGACGATCTTCCCGCTCGCGAGTCGGCCGCCTCGCGAAGGCCGGGCGTACCAGTCTCGCTCGGTGGAGGGCGGGGGCGTTCCGTCGAGGACGAATCGCAAGACGCCGCGGTCTTCGTCGTGGGCGCGCGCGTGCGCCATCGCAAATTCGGAACGGGCACGATCGCCGAGCTCTCCGGCGTCGGGCGCGACGCCAAGGTGAAGATCGACTTCGACGATGAAGCCATCGGGCGCAAGACGCTCGTGATCGCGCAGGCCAACCTCGAGCGCGGAGACGAGTGA